AACGATTATTCAAACAGCTCTGGCGATGATAGTAAGGCAAAGCCTGCTGAATTGAGTGATTGTAACACAGAAGATGATCAGGACCATGATTCAGATGATTCTCGTAAAAATGAAGAGAGTGAAGTTAATAATTCGTCAGAAAAACTTCTTTTAGAAAAAGGAGCTGATCTAAATGCGCAAGATCAAAGTGGAGAGACTCTATTTGAATATGCTACTGAAGATGAGTACAAGGGTTCGAGCCATAGTTCAGATGATCCTCATGAAAATCAAGAGAATGCGACAGATGAAAGGCATGTCTCCGGTGGCAATGATCCAACAGATAAAGGGAATTTAACAAATGATTTTAGTAATGATCCTAATAAACACGACGAGGATTCAAGCTGTAGTTCAAGTAATTATCTTTTTCTAGAAGACTCACTGTTGGCGAAGCTAAAAATACCATTAACTACAGATGAACAGAAGCTAACTGATAAGTTTTGTGAGGAGATAAGCGGTATAAATAAAAAAGAACCTAAAGACCCCAGTTATGGATTAACCAACGAAGTAAAGCTGAGAAATACAGGGCTTTTTCGATTGCATTGAATAAGAAATGAGGGTAGAAAAAATATGTACCAAGAAATTTACTGTGGATCTATGCCGAGTGTGCTCAAGTTCAAATTTGTTTTTTAGGCAGCCAAAAACCGTTTCAACAATCGATCTTTTCCCTAGTAAAATCTTCTCTTTCAGCGAAATCAGTGCATTTTTCATACCTTTTTTCACTTTAGTGACGAGTTTTAGACCTCTATCGAATAGTTTCTCAAAGAGCTCTTTCTTTATATAGCCCTTATCTCCAAACAAAAGTCCAGTTAGTTTTTTGGTTAGAGTTGGTACAGGTTTTCTGTCATCGACGTTACCTCTGGTTAGCGTAACACCTTGAATTTCACCTATTTCATTGATTACTACATGTAATTTAAAACCAAAAAACCAGCCGTAAGTATTCTTTCCTAACTCTGCTAATCCTTTGAAAACCTTATTTCTTGAGATTCTTTTTCGATGGCATACTGCTATTGAAGTAGAATCTATGTAGGAAATCCCGGTCATTTTTGCTTGTTCACAAAACCATTGCAAAAGTAATGCTAAATACCACAAAACTCGCGGCTTTAAGGCAATAAATCTGTGATATGAAGGCAGCTTTGAAAACTCTGATCTATAGAATAACTGAAGATAACAAAGATAAAAAGCCTTGAAGTTTTTACATGGTGATTTATGGTATAATAGGATTATGGTTAGAATTTCTGAGTGCGCTATTTCTGGTACTCTGGTTGGTTTTTTGCCGTTTGATAAGAACCTATTTGCAAAATTATCATCTACCGCACGACAAAAATCCTCGACGCAACAGTACAGTTCTGTAATATCTTTCTTCATGGGTAACCTCTTATTATTACTAAAATACTCGAGTTTACCCTGTTTCCCTCTTCTTAGTTATACTTTTATCTATTTTCTAATCCATAACTGAGGTCTAAGAACCTGTTCATAATCTCAAAAAAGTGATAAACTATGAGATGATGTATATGAATAAGGATATATGAGAAATTTATACCCAAGTGACATAAGTCGAGAACAATTTGAAAAAATCAGATCAATTCTGGAGAGTAGTAGGAAGAAAACAAAACCAAGAAAACTTGATTTGTATGATGTATTTTGTGCAGTGCTGTACGTCCTAAAAAGTGCCTGTCAGTGGAGAATGCTGCCAAAAGATTTTCCAAAATGGCGAAGTTGTTACGAATATTTTAAAAAATGGAGTGAAAAACCAAGCGAAGATACAGAAAGTACTTTGGAGCGTGTATTAAAAAAAATTAGTTGGAGAGACACGTATCAGCAATGGTCGGAAAGAAAGAACTAGTTTTTGTATAATTGATGCTCAGAGCGTAAAAAATGCAGATACTGCTGAAAATAAGGGCTACGATGCAGGTAAAAAAATTTCAGGAATAAAGCGCCATATTGCAGTAGATACACAAGGTTTACCACACGCGATTTATGTAACAACGGCAGAAGCAACCGACCGCAGCAGTGCCATGAAAATGGTCGAAAATGCTAAAGAAAAACTCTCTGAAGTTAAAAATATACTTGTTGATGCAGGCTACACTGGAGAAAATTTTGCAACACAAATAAAAGCAACTATTGGTTCGACGGTCGAAGTAATAAAGCGAAGTGAATTACACACCTTTGTTGTACTGCCAAAGAGATGGGTTGTTGAGCGCTCTTTTGCTTGGTTGGAAAAATGTAGGCGTTTGTGGAAAAATTGCGAGCGGAAACTCAACACTAGCTTACAAATGGTCGTTCTTGCTTTCACTTCTTTACTCCTTAAAAGATTATGAACAGGTTCTAAAGAAAGTATTCTAGAAAGTATTGAGAAAATAGTAAATAACTACTTGAATAAAGGCATAAGGTTAAATTCAAATTATAATGACAAAGGTGATAAAAAAACTGTAACAAATTTAATATTTGAAGAAATAAAAGATGTTCTTGATGATCGTATGAAACCACGCAATGGAACCAAAGAGTATATAGGGAACGATAAAGCTTCAGACATCATAAGTGATTTATTGTTAGCAGGTGGGAAGGCAAAAGAATTTTTCCGCAATAATCTAGCACAAAGGTATAGCTCTAATGATTTCAATGATCTCGATAAGAAATATAAAGAAATTAAAAGCAAGCTAAAGGGTATAGCATATGAAAGTATTGTAAAAAAGAGTACACAAACTCAAGATGGATTAGAAGTAGGAATAGATAACGGACACTTTTGTATAGAATATCCACAAGATAGTATTATTGAACCTGTGAAAATCTTAAACAATGAAAAAGCTAAAGAATTAAAATTAAAAGTCTGCACACTTAAAATTGTGGAAAGTATAGTGAGAGTTGAAAGAGTGAACGGAAAAAGAAATTATACAGATATCTTAGGTAGCATTAAAATGTCTTTTACCACTGAGGCAGGAGAGATTAGTATTTACCTACATCCTAGTGAGAAAGATAGTAATAAAATAGAGGTAGAGATTGATAAAGAGAGCGAAGCAAGGCTTAACAAGTTAAAGGCTGAGAAGAAAAGTTTAGGAGAAAACTGTCTTTTGGGAGGAAAAAGTGTTCTGGAAGCTATAGAAGATAAAGGTTTTAAGAAAAATGGTAGTGTGTTTACAGAGTCAACCGAGACTACTAAGGTGATCCATTTACTAATCTTACGCAAGTTGATTTGCGGCGTGAGAAAGAAAATACCTCTAGGAGGCATAAGTCATTCAGTTAAGATTTTAAGAAATTAGTTGTAGCGGTATGGCTAAATGATTTTGAGTATGAGATTTTAATGTTTCCAGAAGCCCGTTATGATGATCAAGTAGATAGTACGGTACAATATTTGTATCCGTTCAGCAGAGTGGTTTAAGAAACAATAGATAGGAGATTTTGGAAAGCCCTTTTGTTTCCATGTTAAGTATAATGAAATTATCCGTTCGAGGAATGTGTTTCCTCGCTGTGATTGTGTAAAATATGAGTTTTTACGGTAAACGACATAATGCCGTATCTGCTGTTCAGCATGTCAATGGAATGTTTTCTGAATCATTCAAAAAATTCCACATCATTCTTTCAGATTTCAAAATATTTTTTGCAACTCGAGAAGCTCCTATTGCTTCAGGTAGGTAAAATATCTCCTTCAAGTAATACCTTGTACGTTTTCGCAATTTTCTGGCACGTCTGGCAAATCTAAAAACATCTATCTCATTTTTTAACAGAGCTTTTTTCAGTGCAAACAACTCAGCAGCAACATTTCTTAACCAGAACTTTGACTTCAACTATGTTTCAAAATCTCTTGATCCAACAGATTTGCCTGTTTTTAGGGAATGTTCAAAAAAGTGTGTCAAACCGAAAAAAAAGTAATAAATTGATATAAAAAAAATGGAGGTTTCACATATGAATCAAAGAATAGCAAATAAAACTACTGGATTGGTAGATTATAAAGAATTAGAAACAAATATCCTGTCGTCTATACGAGAAGGAAGGCCGCTGACGGGAAGGGACGGAGTATTAACACCATTGATAAAAAAGCTGCTGGAGGCAAGTTTGGAAGGTGAAATAGAAAATCACTTGTTGGCTGAAAGCGAAGAAAATAATCGAAGAAATGGGAGAAATGGAAAGACTTTAAGGACAAGTGCCGGTTCATTTGAACTTTTGACGCCAAGGGATAGAGAAGGAAGTTTTGAGCCGCAAATAGTCAAAAAAAGGCAAACAAACTTACATCCAGAGCTTGAAACGAAGATCTTGAGCACATTTGCCAGTGGTATGAGTTATAGAGATATAGCGTCACACGTTGAGGAAATTTATGATCACAAAATATCGGCGGCAGAGATATCAAGTATTACCGACAAATTGCTACCGGTAATCAACGAATGGCGTAGTCGCCCATTGCAGTCTGTGTACCCAATAGTGTTCATGGATGGCATGTTTTTCAAAGTTAAGGAGGACGGGCATTGCGTAAGTAAATGCATGTATAATATATTAGGCGTAGATCAAAATGGCAGAAAAGAGGTACTAGGCTTTTATTTAGCCGAAAGTGAGGGAGCCAACTTCTGGTTAGGGGTATTAAATGACCTAAAAGAGAGAGGAGTAGAGGATATTCTGATTGCCTGCGTCGATGGTCTAAAAAGTTTTCCTGCAGCAATAAATAGTGTGTTTCCTAAAGCAGAAGTACAGCTATGTATAGTGCATCAGATAAGGAATTCATTGAAATATGTATCCAGCAAAGATGTGAAAGTTTTCATGAACGATTTGAAGAAAATATATCGTGCTTCAAGTAAAGAAATCGCTGAGAATTATTTGCTTGAGCTGGAAGAAAAATGGGGTGAAAAATATCCTTTGGTTATAAAATCGTGGCAAAATAATTGGGAAAATTTATCTGGTTATTTTAAGTATTCTGGGCCAGTTAGAAAGCTGATTTATACCACCAATCCTATTGAGGGGTTGCATAGACAGATTAGAAAATTCACTAAAACTAAGGGCTCATTTACTAGTACAAATGCCTTGTACAAACAGGTATATTGTGCTATAAAAAAGGCAGAGCAAAATTGGATTATGGCTATACCTAATTGGGCTTTAACTATATCTCAACTTGATATTTTCTTTCCTGGTAGATTGAAAATTGAGTTGAATTAAAAATGCGGTTTGACACACTTTTTTGAACATTCCCTGTTTTTATCAGCAAAGTAATTGTATGCTGCATACCTGTCAGTTACTATCAAACTATTACGATTGCAAAACGCACTATTTTTTAAAACTTTCATTCCTCTTGAATTTTATAAAACTAGCTTCATTGCTAGCAAACATCCAACACCAACCGAGTTTACCTTTATTATAGTGACTGGTTTCGTCAATATGTAGAACCTTACTCCTACTTATCTCTTGTTCGATCTGCTCATACATTTTTTTGCATTTTGAAGCAACTCTATGTTCACTATTTGATATGCTACCGACGCTTATGTTCAAATTGAAGATATCATTTACGACACTCGCTATTTCGCGTTTTGAATTTTTGTAAAACCCGCTGAACGCTGCAATTATTGACTTAACCCTTGGTCCAAATGTATCTGATGTAACACCTTCTGGTAACTTACTGCTTCTTCTTTTCCCGCATCTCCGGCAACGACCATTGATATTCCACTACATAAGCCTAATTTCCGGAAGATCAACTTTTTGATGAATGTACGGTCCCTTGCATATTGCAATCTCTCCTCCGCATTCACAAGTAGATGACAACTTTACTTTTATCACCTCATCTGCATCCATTTTGGCGCGAAAACTTCCTTTATGACCAACCTGACCACCGACGTTTCTGTCGCTCTTTGGCTTGTCCTTTTTTATTTTGTACAACTCTCTAGAGCTTGGTAGAGATGAATTTTTCGAGTTTAAACCAAGCCTCTGCTTTAATTCAGCGTTCTCTATCTTTAAAGCCTTGTTCTCAGATCTAAAATTTTCGTTTTCTATCTCTAACCTCTTTATCTCTGCTTTTAGTTGCTCTATCTCTATTTGAAAGCTTTCACAGTGCTTGAGAAGACTAGCTAGTAGATCAGACCACACATACTACTTGCGATATTATGTTTTTAGCACTCCTTGTCTACTTTTTATTTTACCGCTCCGCTGAACGGATACCTGAAAATAGAAAATGACCAGGGCTTCTTTTGCCTTTTTTTGCGTTTGGTAAATTTTTTAAGTATTTATAGTTGCAATTTAAGAGCCCATAAAAGGTCAGCGCGTGACGCTGGAATCCAGTTTTCCATATAATCTCATCGAAAACGTTTTTCTATGCTAGTTTACAAGCAAACTTTTCTGGATCCCAGTACTGGGATGACACCATTCTTTCTTCTGGATCCAAGTGTCAGCTACTCGGATGACAGGGGAAGGTATTAGGATGACACCGTCATAAAGTAAAATGAGATCCCAGTGTCACGCACTGGGATGACAAGAAGAGGGCTACTTGGATGACAAGAAAGGTGGCTACTTGGATGATAAGAAAGGTGGCTACTTGGATGACAGGGGAGGTTGCGTCATAAGGTGAACCGGTTTGGATGACAAGAAAGGAAGCACTGGGATTTTTGTTTCAATATTTACACATTAGCCATGCTCCTAAACAGGTACTTTAGCTGTGATTAAAGATCTCCTTTAATTCCCTTACGTGACCAAGCTTAATTATCTCAATATCATGAGAAGAGTAGTTACCATTTTTAGGCATAATCGCTTTTTTAAATCCTAACTTTTGTGCTTCTTTTAGTCTGAGATCAGCATGCGAGACATTCCTAATTTCTCCTGAAAGTGCAACTTCACCGCAGATTATCGAAGAAGTTGGCAGCGGTAAATTTACTACACTTGAAATAAGAGAAGCAGCAACAGCAAGATCAGCCGATGGTTCCTGTATTTTGAGTCCCCCTGCAATGTTTAGGTATACTTCTTTATCATGCAAAAACATTTTACAGCGAGCATTTAGCACCGCGATGATCATAGCCAATCGATTAATATCCCATCCAACTACTGCCCTTCTTGGGGTTGCCATATTAGTCCCTGCTATTAACGCTTGAACTTCCATTAAAATTGGTCTTGAACCTTCAATTCCTGCAAATACGGCGCTGCCAACTACTTCTCTGTCATGAGCCATCAGAAACAATGATGATGGATTATCAACAGGCACAAGTCCTGCTTCAGACATCTCAAAAACACCAATTTCATTTGCAGGGCCAAATCTATTTTTAATAGTGCGTAAAATGCGGTATTGATTGCTATTTTCACCTTCAAAATATAATACCGTATCCACCATATGCTCCAAAGTTTTAGGTCCAGCTATTTGTCCATCCTTAGTTATATGACCAACTATTAAAAGAGAAACACCATATTGTTTCGCAAGAATGGTTAATTCATGGGCACAAGTACGAACCTGAGTTACAGTTCCTGGTGCTGATGTAATTCTGCTATCATACATTGTTTGTATAGAGTCAATTACTAAGAATTTAATACTTTTATTTTCCTTTATTGTTGCTACTACATCAGTTAAAGACACTGTAGATAAAAGCTTAATTTTAGGTTCATTTATCTTAAGACGCTTTGCTCTTAAACTCACCTGCTCTAAAGATTCCTCGCCGGATACATAAAGACATTCAAAAGAGGAAAGTTGCACAACATTAGCTGCAATTCTAAGCAAAAGGGTAGATTTTCCAATTCCAGGTTCACCACCAATCAAAATGCTAGCACCTTGAACGATACCCCCACCAAAAACTCTATCTAATTCTTCTATTCCTGTTAGAAAACGACTTGGAGTGATAATTTCGCCACCCGATAACGTCTTCATTAAAATTGGCGCAGATATACTTCTTTTGCTCGTTTTTACTGCTATTTCTTCAACAACTGTATCCCAATTGTCACATGCAATGCACTTTCCTACCCACCTACCAGTGCTATGACCACAGGATTGACATACATATACAGTTTTCATCAAAGCTAAAATTATTTTGTTGTAATCGTAACAAAAATTAGCAAAATAGGCGAGAAAATGCTGAGTCTCACAAACGTTTTGGTGCTAAGATATAAGTATGCACAATAAACGCTATGATTTGAGAAATCTCCCTCCAGGGAAAGTGTAAGACTTAGATGACACCATTTGTTGTAAAAGCAAATGGTTGACTCTAAAGTCCAGGCTGTTGGCTAGTACCGTTACAGACAACAACTTCGTAGAGCTTGCTTGATATCATGTAGGCACCAACCCCGGCTATTAACGCGGATATAGCTATTGCTAAGACAGGTAGTTCGACTGAATAACAGACCAAAGCTGTTGCTAGTGCAGCAACAACACCAATAGCAATTGCAACCGCAGGTTTTTGTCCGTTAGGAGGTGGAACTTTCCCCCCTCCTAGAGGTTCTTTTGGGTCTAGCACTATAGCGTAATCCCACTTTGGATCTATTGGATCTTTAAGCGTATTATTAATTTGAGGTTTTTCTGGGCCTAGCACTTCAACATAATCCTGTATCCTTGAAGGATCTTTAGATGTACTACTAGTGTTATATTCTATCTGATTATCTTCATCTCTAATCCCGAGATCTTTTGACTGTTCTGAATCTGCTTGCTGTAATAATGAACCTTTATCTTCTGATGATTTTTTTGAGTCTTCGCCCTGAAAAATGCGTGGGTTAGGATTTTGTTCTTTTAACTTACGTGAATGTTCATTTAATCGTTCTACAAGATGAGCTATAATTTTTTCCTTCATTTCCAGGAGTTTTTTTATAGAATTTGCTAACTTGTAATTAATCGATGAAGAAGAGCTGATACTCTCTTCAATGAGGCCTTTGGGAGTTTTGTGATTTTTGTTCTCAGCTCTAACAGATGCATGGTATTCTACAAAAGTCCTGACTAATTCTAAGCTTTGTTTTTCGAGGATTGGTGATTTGTGTAATCCAAGAGATGTCTTAATAAGTTGATGCAAAGGAGTATTCCCTTCATTATCTCCTTGATTAACTTCTACTCTTGTGAGTAGAAGTTCTATTATCTCTACGTTAAAACCCTCAATGCCATAAAACATACAAGCTATATATAATGGGGTTCTTTCACGAAAATCTACTATGTTTGGATTTGCTTTTCTTGCTAGCAAAAGCTTTACCACTTCCTTATTTTCATCTTCTTTAGTACAAGCAGCCTTATGTAGCGGAGTGCTACTATAAGGACTATCTTGTACGTTGGGATCAGCTCCCTGATCTAACAAGCATTGGATTAGTGGTACACATGCAGCACTTTTCCTGCATTGAATGGCAATGTGCAGTAGTGTTGTTTCTATAGCTTCACCATCATCATCTAACTTAAACCTGAAATTTGGATTAAATTCACTACTTTTCCATTCTTCATATACATTATTAAGTTCTTCTCTCAGCTGATTTTTTATTTCATCATAAATCTCAATAGAATCACCCTTAACAGAATCAATGGTGTCACTTATTCTTGCTAATATATTGTCAAACTTTTTGAATTGAGATTTATCTTGTGGTGCCATATTACCAACCTCTAGAATAAAATTATTTAATTGTACAACAAAGCTAAAGGAAGTCAAGTCCAGCACTTATTCAGGAAACAATAGCTTAAAAAGAGACTTAGTGTTAAATTTCTAATAGATTACTTATAAAAATAAATCTTATGAAAAACAGAGCTTGGTTCATTTGGCTGATTAGTAACTTGGTTGTTATATTCAGCAATATGCAGATAATTTATGCCTTTATAAGTGTGAATCTTGAAAGGGAACTTGGACTTACAATCGCGCAAGTTGCACTGGCTAATTCAGCATATACTTGGACTTTCGCCATCTTACAATTTTTTAGTGGGGCAACGTTTAATGTTTTTTCCAGTAAAAAAATTTATTTTTTCTCATTATTAACTATGATTTTTGGGTTCTTTGTCCTTATTAATAGCGACAATTTTGCTCATTTGATTTTATCACAATTATTGATTGCAACTGGAGCATCATTTGGTTTTATTGGTGCTGCTCATATAAGTAGCATCTGTTTTCCCGTTGCCCAATTTGGACTTATGTTTTCACTAGTGCAGACAATTTCAAGTCTTTCTGCATTGGTAATTCAAATATTGTTCTCTAGCTTGCTTGCCGAAGGTGCAGATTGGAAGAATCTGATTGTATGCATAATACTATTTGGTGTGTTGATATTTGTACTTACGCTTTTTTGTCCAAACACGCTTTCGGAAAGCAGCTCAGAAAAGCGCACAATACAAAACTCTATAAGAACAGTAATGTGCTCTGTACTCACAGTGCTGAAATTAAGAGATATCTGGATAACTTCAATAGTGGGTGCTATTACTTTTGGAACATTTTTAGCACTGAATACCTTGTGGGCTCCAAGGTTACTGAGCAACTCAGAACTCGATGCAACGCAATCGGGTATAGCAACTGCAATACTATGGCTTGGTCTTGCAATTGGTGCTCCAGTTGCAGATCGAATCTCAACCCTATTTAAAAATAGAAGGCATGTAATCTCTGCTTTTGCTCTATTGCAAGGCGCCTCAATTATTATTTTACTATGCAGCCATTTAACAGTCCACTTTTGTATGTTAATGTTCGGGTTTTTTGCGGGAGGACATATGCTTAATTTTACTGTCGGTAGCGAGATTGTGAAACGAAAATACATTAGCACATCATCATCCATTATTAATGGGTTTATGTTTATTGGCAGTGGAGTTATAGTGTCAATGTTAGCCCTTTTTACAGATCATAAAATGGCGCTTTTTGCAATATTTGCAATGTTGGTAACTGCTAGTATTTTAAATTATGCCATAAAAGAGACATACCCTAAAAAATAAAGTAGCTGAATCTTGAGTCGATTGCTATATTATATTTACGTATTGTAATATTTATCAATAATGGATCACGTTACAACAAAAGATACAACAGTAACTAAGGCAACAATAGCTGAAAATATAAACCAAGAAATAGGGTTATCAAAGGAAGACTCTACTTCGATAATAGATGATATATTGGACGAAATAAAGACAAGCTTGGCAAAGGATGGAATGGTGAAAATATCATCATTTGGAACATTCTTGGTCAAAAAAAAGAAGGAAAGGCCAGGAAATATACCAAATACATCAGAGAAAGTGGTGATTCAAGCAAGAAACTCAGTTTCTTTCAGGCCTTCAAAAACTATAAAAAAATCAATAAATAATCGATGAATAAGGTAAAATTATTTTACACAATTGGGGAAGTAGCTGAAGAGCTACGTTTGGAACAGCATGTTTTAAGATTTTGGGAAGGTCAATTTCATCAAATTAAGCCTACAAAGCGTAAAGGAAGAAGGCTATATGATCGTAAGTGTATAGAGGCCATAAAGAAAGTGAAATACATGTTATATGATAAAGGATATACAATAAAAGGAGTGCAAAAAGAATTTGGTAATGATATAAAAGTCAATCATGATCCACAGAATTTGTTGCAAGAACTTACCGATTTAAGAGACTATTTAACTAGTAAAATAAATAATGAGGAAAGCAACAAGCAGACATGAAACACTACAGGTTTTGTGAAAATTGATATATCTAAAATGTGGCGTATAGCCTCATTTCTTATGTTATTAGCAATATTAATAGGCTGTGGCCTGCAAAAACCTGCACCTGTGCTGCTTAAAGGCGAAGAATTTTACGGAAAAAGAGACCTGGAATATACAAGAGAGTACCATTTAATTAGGGAAGACGTTGATCTTTCAATAAAAAAAGAAAATAGAAAAGCCATCATAAATAGGATATACAAAGATAACAATAATGCACAAAACGTGGAAATTAATGGAATAAATTGTAAATTTGTAATGCCAGTTAAAGGTACAGCTACCTCTTCTGATGAAACGTGTAAGGATGGCATAAAAATTTCTGCTCAAAATGGAACGAATGTAGTTGCCTCTGCGTCCGGCAAAGTGATATATGTAGGCAAAGGGTTGAGATGGTATGGAAATTTAATTATAGTGGAACACAAAGATAATTACATGACTGTGTACTCCTATTTAAAAAATATACACGTTGAAATTGGTGATAAAGTAAAACAAGGTCAAGTAATTGGATCTGCAGGTAAATCAAGCACACAAGATAAAGATCCGCAGATGTGCTTCACAATACGGCATAATGGCCAAGCGGTTGATCCTTTGATGCATATGAACTGTGATTGAATTTGGATTTATATGAAATATGATTTTAAAAACGTCGAAAGGTTTTGTCAAGATAAATGGGATTTTTCTGTAAACAAAGATAGTAAACAAGAGAAATGTTACGTATTGGAGATGTTTCCATATCCATCTGGTAAAATTCATATGGGACACTTACGTAACTATGCAATAGGGGATGTGATAGCGCGTTACAAGAGAGCTCGTGGATTTGAGGTTTTGCACCCAATTGGCTGGGATGCGTTTGGATTACCAGCCGAGAATGCAGCAAGGGACAACAATATTAGCCCCGAAACATGGACAAAAGAGAATATAGATAATATGCGTACACAGTTGAAATCTATAGGTCTTTCTTATAATTGGGAGCGTGAACTCTCCACATGTGAGCCTGATTATTACAAACACGAACAAAAATTTTTCCTGGATTTTTTAAAG
The nucleotide sequence above comes from Wolbachia endosymbiont of Oedothorax gibbosus. Encoded proteins:
- a CDS encoding murein hydrolase activator EnvC family protein, with amino-acid sequence MWRIASFLMLLAILIGCGLQKPAPVLLKGEEFYGKRDLEYTREYHLIREDVDLSIKKENRKAIINRIYKDNNNAQNVEINGINCKFVMPVKGTATSSDETCKDGIKISAQNGTNVVASASGKVIYVGKGLRWYGNLIIVEHKDNYMTVYSYLKNIHVEIGDKVKQGQVIGSAGKSSTQDKDPQMCFTIRHNGQAVDPLMHMNCD